In Saccharopolyspora pogona, the genomic stretch CGGCGACATCGTCCAGTTCTGGGAGTCCATCTGCGACGAGGCTCGCGCGGAGAATCGCCGGCGCATGGAACTGGTGGCGATCCAGGAAGGCCTCGACGGGCGTGCGGCGATCGAGGCGGCGAAGCACAAGCCGATCCGGCGTTTCGCCGACCAGTTCGCGGTCGAGCAGGCGCGGAAGCGTGCGCGGCGGGATGGGCTCGATCCGGACGAGGTTGCGCGGGAGGTGTCGCGGTCGCGGCAGGCGTGGCGTGAGGTGCCGTGTTCGTACTGCGGGGCTGCGGTTCGGCAGCCGTGCACGGTGCCGGGAACGCAGCGGGAGTTGCGGAAGTCGCCGGCGCATCCGGTGCGGATGCAGGCTGCGGCGGCACTGCGGGAATCGGCTTGATTTTCGGCCTTATTTGGCCTGTGTCGTTTCGGGAGTGCCTGCGGTCGCAGGCAAGGGGTTTCGGCGGTGTGCGTGGATCTGGGGGGCCGGGAACCGGGTCGTGTGTATGAGTCGCCATCCGGGTGATGTGCGGTTGAGGCGAGAAATCAGGTCGGCAAACCCATTGACTCGTGTACGTTTGTGTACGTAAGTTGTAGGCATCGCCTCCACCAACCACAGGAGACCCAGATGACCAAGCACAAGCCGAAGCTCACCGAAACCCTCGCCGCACTCACCAGCCACTACGCCAACCACCCGGAACTGCCCGCCTGGCACTCCATCAACGTCGACGAGGACGGCGTGATCCGCGTCCACCTCACCGTCGAAGACCTGCGACCCGCCTCCAGCGCCGTGATCACCTGGACCGACACCCTCACCAACCCCGAGGTGCTGGTGAAGCGCTACAAGGGCGGGTGGGCCGCACTCGTCTACGACCAGGTCGAGGTGTCCGGCGACATCAACGGCCAGCGCATCACGGTTCACCGCGGTGTTCCTGGATTCGCCGACTACATCGACGCACCGCGCATCGACACCATCGGAGAGGCCGTCTTCGTCCAGGCCACCGTCGACCAGCTGCGCGCCTTCCACGCCTCCGGACTCGACGAGTTCGAGGTGGCGGCGTGATGAACCGCGGCACCCGCGACCA encodes the following:
- a CDS encoding zinc finger domain-containing protein, yielding MTPAEVLEMFAEVSNIDPRVPAAPTREIATAWARLLDDVPLAVAQDAVRDYYRSARYAKTHDRISTGDIVQFWESICDEARAENRRRMELVAIQEGLDGRAAIEAAKHKPIRRFADQFAVEQARKRARRDGLDPDEVAREVSRSRQAWREVPCSYCGAAVRQPCTVPGTQRELRKSPAHPVRMQAAAALRESA